A DNA window from Maribellus comscasis contains the following coding sequences:
- a CDS encoding bactofilin family protein, producing the protein MAKQTTKTYGEVPSQTINIISEGTVIKGNVSASGDIRIDGTLEGNVIAKGKLVVGPQGKITGEINCTNLEVSGFIKGKLKVLDVLSMKSTAKVYGDIVIGKLSVEPGSIYIGNCNMGGEKPAYEQPKTK; encoded by the coding sequence ATGGCTAAACAAACCACTAAAACCTACGGAGAAGTACCATCCCAAACAATAAATATTATTAGTGAAGGAACTGTAATTAAAGGCAATGTTTCAGCATCCGGAGATATACGCATTGACGGAACACTTGAAGGAAATGTTATAGCGAAGGGAAAGTTGGTTGTAGGCCCTCAGGGGAAGATAACAGGTGAAATAAATTGCACTAACCTTGAAGTTTCAGGATTTATAAAAGGCAAACTCAAAGTTCTTGATGTTTTAAGTATGAAATCGACAGCTAAAGTATACGGAGACATAGTTATCGGAAAACTTTCTGTTGAACCGGGATCAATTTATATAGGGAACTGTAATATGGGGGGAGAAAAACCTGCCTATGAACAACCAAAAACAAAATAA
- a CDS encoding AtpZ/AtpI family protein — protein MNNQKQNKPKKKLDNFIRYSSLGFEMMAIIGIFTFLGYKIDQWIENEFKGFTLGLMVFSVIVAIIYGTRNLLKK, from the coding sequence ATGAACAACCAAAAACAAAATAAACCCAAAAAGAAGTTAGATAACTTTATTCGCTATTCCAGCCTGGGGTTCGAAATGATGGCCATCATCGGAATTTTTACATTCCTTGGCTATAAAATTGACCAATGGATAGAAAATGAATTTAAAGGATTTACATTGGGATTAATGGTATTTTCAGTTATAGTTGCAATTATTTACGGAACCAGAAACCTGCTAAAAAAATGA
- a CDS encoding beta-ketoacyl-ACP synthase III: protein MRRTKIRAAITGVGAFLPDYKLTNDEISTMVDTSDEWIMQRIGIKERRILKEEGKATSDMGAAAVMELLEKTNTSPGEVDMLMCATITPDMPFPATANIIAHKTGIHNAWSFDLNAACSGFIFALSTGVQFIESGRYKKVIIVGADMMSSITNYKDRTTCPLFGDAGSAVLLEPTIDEVGIIDYINRVDGLGRHHLHMKAGGSLRPASCETVERDEHFVYQEGQAVFKAAVSSMADVAVEIMKKNKLKSEDVAWLVPHQANMRIIDATARRMGVSKDKVMINIQKYGNTTAATIPLCLYDYENQLKKGDNIILAAFGAGFTWGSVFLKWAYSPPVEK, encoded by the coding sequence ATGCGCAGAACAAAAATCAGGGCAGCAATTACAGGAGTTGGAGCTTTTTTACCCGATTATAAATTAACAAATGACGAAATAAGTACCATGGTTGACACATCCGACGAATGGATAATGCAACGCATCGGTATAAAAGAACGCCGTATTTTAAAAGAAGAAGGAAAAGCAACCAGCGATATGGGTGCGGCGGCAGTAATGGAATTGCTTGAAAAAACAAATACTTCTCCCGGCGAGGTGGATATGTTAATGTGCGCCACCATTACACCCGACATGCCATTTCCGGCTACTGCAAATATTATTGCACACAAAACCGGGATTCACAATGCCTGGAGTTTTGATTTAAACGCAGCCTGCTCGGGGTTCATTTTTGCACTGTCCACCGGTGTTCAGTTTATCGAATCGGGTCGGTATAAAAAAGTTATAATTGTTGGGGCCGACATGATGTCTTCCATTACAAACTACAAAGACCGCACAACTTGTCCATTGTTCGGAGATGCCGGTTCCGCAGTTTTGCTCGAGCCAACAATTGATGAAGTTGGTATTATTGATTATATCAATCGGGTTGACGGACTTGGGCGGCACCATCTTCACATGAAAGCAGGAGGTTCGTTACGCCCGGCTTCCTGTGAAACAGTAGAACGAGACGAGCACTTTGTGTACCAGGAAGGACAGGCCGTTTTCAAAGCAGCAGTTTCAAGCATGGCCGATGTAGCTGTTGAAATAATGAAAAAAAATAAACTAAAATCTGAAGATGTGGCATGGCTGGTTCCACACCAGGCGAACATGCGTATTATCGATGCCACAGCGCGCAGAATGGGTGTAAGTAAAGACAAGGTGATGATCAACATTCAAAAATACGGAAACACCACCGCTGCAACAATACCACTTTGTTTATACGATTATGAGAATCAACTAAAAAAAGGCGACAATATAATTCTTGCAGCCTTTGGTGCAGGATTTACCTGGGGAAGTGTGTTCCTGAAATGGGCCTATAGTCCTCCTGTAGAGAAATAA
- a CDS encoding YceD family protein, which produces MNWKTKYNIAFKGLSEGEHKFEFQVDGRFFEHFEGSLVDNGEAEIKVTLEKRSAFLKLHIKIKGWVELVCDRCLDNYQQKIKHKTEIFVKFGEQEFEDGENVIWVLPEEHHISLAQIFYEYIMLSIPLRHVHPKNDDGKRECNKEMLKKLKDYMSFPAEEEEQQQIDPRWEALRKLGNNN; this is translated from the coding sequence GTGAATTGGAAAACAAAATATAACATTGCTTTTAAAGGTCTTTCTGAAGGCGAGCATAAATTTGAATTCCAAGTTGACGGTAGGTTCTTTGAACACTTTGAAGGTAGCCTGGTTGATAACGGTGAGGCAGAAATAAAAGTAACTTTGGAGAAACGAAGTGCTTTTTTGAAACTTCACATTAAAATAAAAGGTTGGGTAGAACTCGTGTGCGATCGGTGTCTGGACAATTACCAGCAAAAGATAAAACACAAAACAGAAATTTTTGTGAAATTCGGGGAACAGGAGTTTGAAGACGGAGAAAATGTTATTTGGGTTTTACCCGAAGAACATCATATTAGCCTGGCACAAATTTTTTATGAATATATAATGTTAAGTATTCCTTTGCGGCATGTTCATCCAAAAAATGACGACGGAAAAAGAGAATGCAACAAAGAAATGCTAAAAAAACTGAAAGATTATATGAGTTTTCCGGCGGAGGAAGAAGAACAACAACAAATTGATCCGCGTTGGGAAGCATTACGTAAATTAGGAAATAATAATTAA
- a CDS encoding type III pantothenate kinase translates to MLLAIDVGNTNIVFGVNENNEWKNHWRIQTDHLKTADEYEVIFRSLLNGGKICNTNITQIILSSVVPSLVHPFSEMLKSLYPESKQTVVNPDIYKKLPVKVLNPYEIGADLVANSVAAFQKYGKLTTVIDFGTALTFTTIGKDSEIRGVAIAPGLNTAVSALAGKTAQLPQIHLTPPPSVLGENTIHAIQSGIVFGYTGLVDSIIERTEEELNEKLHVVATGGLSSVVAPLTKKIKTIEPLLTLDGLYHINSFVSEN, encoded by the coding sequence ATGTTACTGGCAATAGATGTAGGAAATACAAACATTGTTTTTGGAGTGAACGAAAATAATGAATGGAAAAATCATTGGCGCATTCAAACCGACCACTTAAAAACCGCCGATGAATACGAAGTTATTTTCCGATCGTTATTAAACGGTGGAAAAATTTGTAATACCAACATTACACAAATTATTCTGAGCAGTGTTGTACCATCGCTTGTACATCCGTTTTCAGAAATGCTAAAAAGTCTGTACCCCGAATCAAAACAAACGGTAGTAAATCCTGATATATACAAGAAGTTGCCCGTGAAGGTGCTGAATCCTTATGAAATAGGGGCGGATTTGGTAGCCAATTCCGTTGCTGCGTTTCAGAAATACGGCAAATTAACTACTGTTATTGATTTTGGTACAGCACTTACTTTTACCACAATCGGGAAAGACTCGGAAATCAGGGGGGTCGCTATTGCTCCGGGATTAAATACAGCGGTAAGTGCGCTTGCGGGAAAAACAGCCCAGTTACCACAAATTCATCTTACTCCTCCGCCTTCGGTTTTGGGCGAAAACACCATTCATGCAATACAGTCAGGTATTGTTTTTGGATACACCGGTCTTGTTGATTCTATTATTGAAAGAACTGAAGAAGAACTAAACGAAAAACTGCATGTGGTTGCTACCGGCGGTTTGAGTTCTGTTGTTGCGCCACTCACAAAAAAAATAAAGACCATAGAGCCGCTTTTAACACTCGATGGTCTTTACCATATAAATTCATTTGTTAGTGAAAATTAA
- the rpmF gene encoding 50S ribosomal protein L32, producing MAHPKHKTSKSRRDKRRTHYKATLPTLATCSNCGTTVKYHTVCPECGYYRGKQVIEKEIAI from the coding sequence ATGGCACATCCGAAGCATAAAACGTCGAAATCGAGAAGGGATAAAAGGCGTACGCATTACAAAGCTACGCTCCCGACGCTAGCAACTTGTTCAAACTGTGGAACCACAGTGAAATATCACACCGTTTGCCCGGAGTGTGGATACTACAGAGGCAAGCAGGTTATTGAAAAAGAAATTGCAATTTAA
- a CDS encoding sensor histidine kinase, with amino-acid sequence MAVIIGVASLLYTNWLSGKMAQEERKKVELWAEATKRFVDSGSATGSSSDFQKLNSAYLTFINEILEQNTTIPIIIVNPDGSFNNDFNINYKKERREQVLTKELKKMKDYSPPIPIKLSEENTLLLYFSESNILRNLRYYPLVQLVVIVIFILVSYFAFNATQKAEQNQVWVGMSKETAHQLGTPISSLMAWIELLKLQNVDKTLIGEFEKDTQRLEKITERFSKIGSKPELLQQNLVEVLSSTVSYLKTRSSGKVKFETSFGENDFILAPLNAALFSWVIENLCKNAIDAMDNNGRITINIKEKENTINIDVSDTGKGIHKSQHKTVFNPGYSTKKRGWGLGLSLAKRIIENYHSGKIFIKSSEIGKGTTFRIVLNK; translated from the coding sequence GTGGCAGTAATAATTGGCGTTGCCTCACTACTCTATACCAACTGGCTTTCAGGGAAAATGGCTCAGGAAGAGCGAAAAAAGGTTGAACTCTGGGCTGAAGCGACAAAACGATTTGTTGACAGCGGAAGTGCAACGGGGTCATCGTCCGATTTCCAAAAATTAAATTCTGCTTATTTAACATTTATAAATGAAATTCTGGAGCAAAATACAACCATTCCAATTATTATTGTAAATCCCGATGGTTCTTTTAATAACGATTTCAACATCAATTACAAAAAAGAAAGAAGGGAACAAGTTCTTACAAAAGAACTCAAAAAAATGAAAGACTATTCTCCCCCTATTCCAATAAAACTTTCAGAAGAGAATACACTTTTACTTTATTTTAGTGAGTCAAATATTTTGCGCAACCTTCGTTATTATCCGTTGGTTCAGCTTGTGGTAATTGTAATATTTATTTTGGTGTCCTACTTTGCTTTCAATGCCACACAAAAGGCAGAACAAAATCAGGTTTGGGTTGGCATGTCAAAAGAAACAGCCCACCAGTTGGGTACGCCCATTTCATCTTTAATGGCCTGGATTGAATTGTTGAAATTACAGAATGTTGACAAAACCCTGATTGGTGAGTTTGAAAAAGATACGCAGCGACTGGAAAAAATAACCGAACGGTTTTCCAAAATCGGTTCTAAACCGGAATTGCTACAGCAAAATCTGGTTGAAGTACTGAGCTCAACCGTTAGTTATCTTAAAACACGCTCTTCAGGCAAAGTTAAATTTGAAACTTCCTTTGGCGAAAACGATTTTATTCTCGCTCCTTTAAATGCAGCCCTGTTCTCGTGGGTGATTGAAAACCTTTGTAAAAATGCCATTGATGCAATGGATAACAACGGCAGAATTACCATTAATATAAAAGAAAAGGAAAACACAATAAACATCGATGTTTCGGATACCGGCAAAGGAATTCACAAATCGCAACACAAAACAGTTTTTAATCCCGGGTACTCAACAAAAAAACGGGGCTGGGGGCTTGGACTCTCGCTGGCAAAACGAATCATCGAAAACTACCACAGTGGCAAAATCTTTATAAAATCATCTGAAATTGGAAAAGGAACCACTTTCCGGATTGTGTTGAATAAGTGA
- a CDS encoding UvrD-helicase domain-containing protein, whose amino-acid sequence MKYIADLHIHSHFSRATSKTLTPEYLDYHAGLKGIKVVGTGDFTHPGWLDELKEKTEPDGNGLFKLKSNYKLESPLGNNDTHFLLTAEISNIYKRGGKVRKVHNVVLVPGFEEAEKINQRLIDIGGNLTSDGRPILGLDSRDLLEIVLECGENNYFIPAHIWTPWFSMLGSKSGFDSLKECFADLSPHIHTIETGLSTDPPMNWLCSFLDNVTLVSNSDAHSPDRLGRNANVFNTELDYFSLVEALKTGDPEKYHGTIDMFPQEGKYHYDGHRKCNICWDPVETLKHNEICPACKKPVTVGVMNRVIQLTDREDISARPNKLPFKSIIPLPEILSEIAGVGVKSKKVAEEYSQIIQKLGKELDILLEMPIEEIEKKTSKTLGEAIRRMRNREIIIREGYDGEYGVIKVFKNGEAKNFEATNALFHIEKPAPPEKRALINFDLKGIQNLIHKKAELENLAAEKEQKYKTQKAQQSTFDNLNTEQFAAVQHIEGPSLIIAGPGTGKTKTLTGKIAWLIGNHHTKPEEILAITFTNKAAGELKERLEAILKSKTQSGEVTVSTFHAFGLAILKDFNVEFNRNANFILVDENLKREIIKSISKEKGSEAKKLSAEISKIKKGSLPENPFFKKYENELQKLNAFDLDDLIEKPVQLLSENKEITKKLRDKYQFIFVDEYQDTNDTQYKLLRLLAPDSNSNLCVVGDANQSIYGFRGANSGYISKFSEDYPKAKIFRLTKSYRCSQTILTASSNVIEQSGLLEGLNEGVQISISEQPSGAAEAEFIARQIVDLVGGVSFFSIDSSVAQGDKNDTIGSLSDLAVLCRTRNQFEAITKALRDHHVPYQEAGTIPYFQQEPFQSFTDITGAFLLDSFEQAALVFKLKKKNISQLQFELVKTQLKKPDVNSFLDFVKKEYFDKEEIHPNEWKRFINLATEKKSVSEFLQFLKLGLGTDAHNKSLEAVSVMTLHASKGLEFECVFIPGCEKGLLPYTLYKDEVDEDEEKRLLYVGMTRAKKLLYLTNAKTRTIRGRKFNLPKSPFLNSIQQELLMQIKNRPPQKEKEQDNQLSLF is encoded by the coding sequence ATGAAATATATTGCTGATTTACATATACACTCTCACTTTTCAAGGGCAACAAGCAAAACACTCACACCGGAATATCTGGACTATCATGCAGGATTAAAAGGAATTAAAGTTGTCGGTACGGGGGATTTCACGCATCCCGGATGGCTTGATGAGTTAAAAGAAAAAACCGAACCAGATGGAAATGGCCTTTTCAAACTTAAAAGCAATTATAAACTTGAATCTCCTCTTGGCAATAACGATACACATTTTTTGCTTACCGCCGAAATCAGCAACATATACAAACGTGGCGGAAAAGTAAGAAAAGTACATAATGTTGTTTTAGTCCCCGGTTTTGAAGAAGCAGAAAAAATAAATCAACGACTTATCGATATCGGAGGTAACCTTACATCCGACGGGCGTCCAATTCTCGGGCTCGACTCCCGCGATCTGCTTGAAATAGTTCTGGAATGCGGAGAGAACAACTATTTTATCCCGGCACATATTTGGACTCCATGGTTTTCGATGCTGGGTTCCAAATCAGGTTTTGATTCGCTTAAAGAATGTTTTGCCGATCTTTCTCCACACATTCATACCATTGAAACCGGACTTTCAACGGATCCTCCAATGAACTGGCTTTGCTCTTTTCTCGATAATGTTACATTGGTTTCCAATTCTGATGCCCATTCGCCCGACAGATTAGGGCGAAATGCCAATGTTTTCAATACGGAGCTTGATTATTTTTCGTTGGTGGAAGCGCTAAAAACCGGTGACCCGGAAAAGTACCACGGAACCATTGATATGTTTCCGCAAGAAGGCAAATATCATTACGACGGACACAGAAAATGCAATATCTGCTGGGATCCGGTTGAAACATTAAAACACAATGAAATCTGTCCGGCATGCAAAAAACCGGTAACCGTTGGAGTAATGAACCGCGTGATTCAACTTACCGACAGGGAAGATATTTCAGCACGTCCCAACAAATTGCCCTTTAAATCGATAATTCCACTTCCTGAAATTCTTTCAGAAATTGCCGGAGTGGGTGTAAAGTCAAAAAAAGTTGCGGAGGAATATTCGCAAATCATTCAAAAACTGGGGAAAGAACTCGACATTTTGCTGGAAATGCCAATTGAAGAAATCGAGAAAAAAACATCAAAAACATTGGGTGAGGCTATCCGGAGGATGCGCAATCGCGAAATTATCATCCGGGAAGGTTATGACGGAGAATATGGTGTTATTAAAGTCTTCAAAAACGGTGAGGCTAAAAACTTCGAAGCTACAAATGCACTTTTTCACATAGAAAAACCTGCGCCTCCTGAAAAAAGAGCGTTGATAAATTTTGATTTAAAAGGAATTCAAAACCTCATTCATAAAAAAGCAGAGTTAGAAAATCTGGCTGCAGAAAAAGAGCAAAAATATAAAACTCAAAAAGCACAACAGTCAACTTTCGACAATTTAAACACGGAGCAATTCGCTGCGGTTCAGCACATTGAAGGCCCCTCTTTAATTATTGCCGGCCCCGGAACCGGCAAAACAAAAACCTTAACCGGCAAAATTGCATGGCTGATTGGAAATCATCATACAAAACCAGAGGAGATACTGGCTATTACGTTTACAAACAAAGCCGCCGGTGAATTAAAAGAACGCCTTGAAGCAATTTTAAAAAGTAAAACTCAGTCGGGTGAAGTTACAGTTTCAACATTTCATGCTTTTGGGCTTGCTATTTTGAAAGATTTTAATGTGGAGTTCAACCGTAATGCAAATTTTATTCTTGTTGATGAAAACCTGAAAAGAGAAATTATAAAGTCAATTTCCAAAGAAAAAGGAAGTGAAGCAAAAAAACTCTCGGCAGAGATTTCCAAAATCAAAAAAGGAAGCCTGCCGGAAAATCCGTTTTTTAAAAAGTATGAAAACGAATTACAAAAACTAAATGCTTTTGATCTTGACGATTTGATTGAAAAACCGGTTCAGCTTCTTTCTGAAAACAAAGAAATAACAAAAAAACTAAGAGATAAATATCAGTTTATTTTTGTTGATGAATACCAGGATACCAACGATACGCAATACAAATTGCTTCGTTTGCTGGCCCCCGACTCCAACTCAAATTTATGTGTTGTGGGTGATGCTAACCAATCGATCTACGGATTCCGCGGTGCAAATTCGGGTTATATCTCAAAATTTTCGGAAGACTATCCGAAAGCCAAAATCTTTCGTCTCACCAAATCATACCGCTGTTCTCAAACCATTCTAACAGCTTCGTCAAATGTAATCGAACAATCCGGCCTTTTGGAAGGACTAAATGAAGGCGTACAAATTTCGATTTCGGAACAACCTTCCGGCGCTGCCGAAGCCGAATTTATAGCCCGTCAGATTGTTGATTTGGTCGGTGGTGTAAGTTTCTTTTCCATTGACAGTTCAGTAGCACAAGGCGATAAAAACGACACCATTGGCAGTTTGTCTGATTTGGCAGTTTTATGCCGCACGCGCAATCAGTTTGAAGCCATCACAAAAGCGCTGCGCGATCATCATGTACCCTACCAGGAAGCAGGAACCATACCCTATTTTCAACAGGAACCGTTTCAAAGTTTTACAGATATTACCGGTGCATTTTTGCTTGATTCGTTTGAACAGGCAGCCCTTGTTTTTAAATTGAAAAAGAAAAATATTTCCCAACTTCAGTTTGAATTGGTAAAAACGCAGTTAAAAAAACCGGATGTAAATTCCTTTCTCGACTTTGTTAAAAAAGAATATTTTGACAAAGAAGAAATTCACCCCAACGAGTGGAAACGTTTTATCAACCTCGCAACGGAGAAAAAATCTGTTTCTGAATTTTTACAATTTCTAAAACTGGGATTGGGAACCGATGCACACAACAAAAGCCTGGAAGCCGTTTCGGTAATGACATTACATGCATCAAAAGGACTGGAATTTGAATGTGTTTTTATTCCCGGTTGCGAAAAAGGACTACTTCCCTATACGTTATATAAAGATGAAGTGGATGAAGATGAAGAAAAACGACTGCTATACGTGGGGATGACCAGAGCAAAAAAATTACTTTACCTCACCAATGCAAAAACGAGAACCATCCGCGGAAGAAAATTTAATCTTCCGAAAAGCCCTTTTTTAAATTCAATCCAACAGGAATTGCTTATGCAAATAAAAAACAGACCTCCCCAAAAAGAAAAAGAACAGGATAACCAACTCAGTTTATTTTGA
- a CDS encoding OmpA family protein has protein sequence MKTGKKILLLGSLIIFISSCVSLKEFNETKDRLTTENEQLKRNKMDLEAANAELKSRVEQLNSQNKELRSQLEEALYDLNVQKQSNSALQKDVDDLQKQMEALNSGSSAEIEKLLAELQEARGDLNSREDKLRAAEKELEERNAKLIELQNILAQQEQAVQDLKKKVMDALVGFNNNGLTVHEKNGKVYVSLEEKLLFKTGQWDVDPKGQQALKELSNVLAQNPDINIMVEGHTDDVPMHGSGAVKDNWDLSVMRATAVTKILTQNKQIDPKRIIAAGRSEYLPLSPDKTAEGRQMNRRTEIILTPNLDELLEIIDMN, from the coding sequence ATGAAAACAGGAAAAAAGATATTGTTACTCGGCAGTCTGATTATTTTTATCTCTTCATGTGTCTCCTTAAAAGAGTTTAATGAAACCAAAGACAGGCTTACAACAGAGAATGAGCAGCTAAAACGTAACAAAATGGATTTGGAGGCTGCCAATGCTGAATTAAAGAGTCGGGTAGAACAATTGAATTCGCAGAATAAAGAATTGCGGAGTCAGCTGGAGGAAGCGCTTTATGATTTAAATGTTCAGAAACAAAGTAACAGCGCTTTACAAAAAGACGTAGATGATCTTCAAAAGCAAATGGAGGCTCTAAATTCGGGAAGTTCTGCTGAGATTGAAAAGCTTTTAGCTGAATTACAGGAAGCCCGGGGTGATTTGAATAGTCGGGAAGACAAATTGCGGGCGGCGGAAAAAGAACTGGAAGAACGAAATGCTAAGCTTATAGAGTTGCAGAATATACTTGCTCAACAGGAACAGGCTGTTCAGGATTTAAAGAAAAAGGTTATGGATGCTCTGGTTGGCTTTAACAACAACGGGTTGACAGTTCATGAAAAAAATGGAAAAGTGTATGTTTCGCTGGAAGAAAAATTGCTTTTTAAAACAGGACAGTGGGATGTTGATCCCAAAGGGCAGCAGGCTTTAAAAGAACTGAGTAATGTTTTGGCACAAAATCCCGACATTAATATAATGGTAGAAGGACACACAGACGATGTTCCGATGCATGGTTCCGGAGCAGTGAAAGACAACTGGGATTTAAGTGTAATGCGTGCAACTGCCGTTACAAAAATTCTGACTCAGAATAAACAAATCGATCCAAAAAGAATAATAGCAGCAGGGAGAAGTGAATATTTACCGCTTTCGCCTGATAAAACAGCAGAAGGCCGCCAGATGAACCGTCGAACAGAAATTATTCTTACACCCAATTTGGATGAACTGCTCGAAATTATTGATATGAACTGA
- the dxs gene encoding 1-deoxy-D-xylulose-5-phosphate synthase, protein MDEIKGRILEKINNPEELKKVKLEELPVVCDDLRNFIIDVVSTNPGHFGASLGVVELTVALHYVYNTPHDLLVWDVGHQAYGHKILTGRRQTFITNRKYKGLSGFPKRTESEYDVFGVGHASTSISAALGMAVASKIKGEKDRKIVAVIGDGAMTGGMAFEALNNAGAGKSDILVILNDNNMAIDPSVGGFSQYLLNISKSHSYNRFKKDVWEGLGKLDGFGQKTRRFLQKNQHALKNIILKENNLFEAFDFRYFGPVDGHDIVYLTKVLKDLKDIPGPKLLHVITKKGKGFKQAEINQTKFHAPGLFDKVTGEIYSCDCPIDKAPKFQNVFGETLVELAEKNKKIVGITPAMPTGCSMNLMIEKMPDRAFDVGIAEQHAVTFSAGLATQGMVPFCNIYSTFMQRAYDQIIHDVALQKLHVVFCLDRGGLVGEDGPTHHGVFDISYMRLVPNMIISAPMDEIDLRNLMYTAQLDDIAQPFSIRYPRGCGIKPDWKKPFEKIEIGKGRVLSEGEDIAILTIGKSGIFAQRAVESLSGEGVSAAHYDMRFVKPLDEEILTQVFKKFKTIITVEDGTVKGGFGSAVLEFMAENGFSNQIKIMGIPDRFIEHGTPEDLYKECGIDAKGIKTSVLEILKKS, encoded by the coding sequence ATGGATGAAATAAAGGGGAGAATACTTGAAAAAATAAATAACCCGGAAGAACTCAAAAAAGTGAAACTTGAGGAACTTCCGGTAGTTTGTGATGATTTAAGAAATTTTATTATTGATGTTGTTTCGACAAACCCCGGGCATTTTGGGGCCAGCCTTGGAGTTGTTGAACTTACCGTAGCCTTGCATTATGTTTATAACACCCCGCATGATCTTTTGGTTTGGGATGTTGGACACCAGGCTTACGGGCATAAAATTCTGACTGGTCGCCGGCAAACTTTTATCACCAATAGAAAATACAAAGGATTAAGTGGATTTCCGAAAAGAACAGAAAGTGAATATGACGTTTTTGGCGTTGGTCATGCATCAACTTCTATTTCGGCTGCATTGGGAATGGCGGTAGCTTCAAAGATAAAAGGAGAAAAGGATAGAAAGATTGTTGCCGTAATTGGCGACGGAGCCATGACAGGAGGGATGGCTTTCGAAGCCCTGAACAACGCAGGAGCAGGAAAATCCGATATTCTTGTTATTCTGAATGATAACAATATGGCAATCGACCCTAGTGTAGGTGGATTCAGCCAGTATTTGTTAAACATTTCAAAGTCGCATTCATACAACCGATTTAAAAAAGATGTTTGGGAAGGATTGGGTAAACTTGATGGCTTTGGACAAAAAACCCGCCGGTTTCTTCAAAAAAACCAACATGCCCTGAAAAACATAATCTTAAAAGAAAACAATCTTTTCGAGGCATTTGATTTCAGGTATTTTGGCCCGGTTGACGGACACGATATTGTTTATCTCACAAAAGTTTTAAAAGATTTAAAAGACATTCCCGGACCCAAATTGTTACATGTTATCACAAAAAAAGGAAAAGGCTTTAAGCAAGCCGAGATCAACCAGACCAAGTTTCATGCTCCGGGGCTTTTTGATAAAGTTACAGGCGAAATATACTCGTGCGACTGTCCGATTGATAAAGCACCTAAATTCCAAAATGTTTTTGGTGAAACATTAGTCGAACTGGCCGAAAAAAATAAAAAAATTGTGGGTATTACTCCGGCCATGCCAACCGGATGTTCAATGAACCTGATGATTGAAAAAATGCCTGATCGTGCATTTGATGTGGGAATTGCAGAGCAACATGCCGTTACTTTTTCGGCCGGATTGGCAACCCAGGGAATGGTTCCGTTTTGTAATATTTACTCCACTTTCATGCAACGTGCCTACGACCAAATCATTCACGACGTAGCCCTGCAAAAATTACATGTTGTTTTTTGCCTCGACCGCGGAGGTCTTGTTGGAGAAGACGGGCCAACCCACCACGGAGTTTTCGACATTTCATACATGCGTTTGGTCCCCAACATGATTATATCTGCTCCAATGGATGAAATTGATTTGCGTAACCTGATGTATACTGCCCAGCTTGATGATATCGCTCAGCCATTCTCAATTCGTTATCCGCGTGGTTGCGGAATAAAACCCGACTGGAAGAAACCATTCGAAAAAATAGAAATCGGCAAGGGTCGCGTATTATCCGAGGGTGAAGATATTGCCATTTTAACCATCGGAAAATCAGGAATTTTTGCACAGCGGGCAGTAGAAAGTCTTTCCGGGGAAGGAGTTTCAGCAGCACATTATGATATGCGTTTTGTAAAGCCACTCGATGAGGAAATATTGACGCAGGTATTCAAAAAATTTAAAACCATTATAACTGTTGAAGACGGGACAGTTAAAGGTGGTTTTGGAAGCGCTGTTTTGGAGTTTATGGCAGAAAACGGATTTTCAAACCAAATAAAAATTATGGGTATCCCCGACCGGTTTATTGAACACGGGACCCCGGAAGATTTATACAAAGAATGTGGTATTGATGCAAAAGGAATAAAAACTTCAGTCCTGGAGATCCTGAAAAAATCATAA